The Aneurinibacillus migulanus genome contains the following window.
TTTCGTTTGAAGTCTTACGGGAGGCAGGGGTGCGCCTGCCACGCCCGGTAGGTTCTGCGGTCAGTATCGTAGGCGCGCTCGTCGTCGGTCAGGCTGCGGTCGAAGCCGGAATTATTTCACAGGCAATGGTCATTGTTGTGGCATTTACCGGTATTGCTTCCTTCACTATCCCTGCTTTCAATATGTCTATGTCTACGCGTTTACTTCGTTTTCCGATGATGCTTATCGCCGCAGGACTTGGATTGTTCGGCATTGCAATCGCGTTAGTGGCGCTCGGCATCCATATGTGCAGTCTGCGAACGTTTGGCGTACCGTATATGTCGCCGATTGCTCCGATGCATGGACGCACGTGGGGGAGCGAGATTTTTGTATTGCCGTATCCGATGCGCAAGTGGCGGCAGGAATATATACAAAAGAAAGATTTAAAACGCTCGGATATGCCGGCCAATCCACCACAGCAGCAAGGGGGAGAACAGTAATGCAAAAAAAGTGGAAACCGCTTTTACTTACGGTTCTTCTCTTGCTGCCTCTGCTCCAAGGCTGTGGTACGGCGGAGGGCGGCATTGCAGTCCGGGAGCTAAACCAGCTTAATGTAGTGATGTTGACTGGCGTAGATTATGACCCTAAACATAAAAAATTTATTATCACGATCCAGTCTGTAAAACCGGCTACAGAGAAAGGTGTTGCGGTGTCCCCGGAGTCCGTCTACATGGCGCGCGCTACCGGCGATACAATTATGGAAGCTTCCAAGAATCTGCGCGCCCAGACCTCTGGTAGGCTCGTCTGGTTTCACAGTAAAGTGATCGTTTTCGGGGAAACGCTGGTAAAACAGCATGTAATGCGGGAAGTAATCGACTTCTTCGCACGCAACCGTGAAATCCGGTATTCAAGCTGGGTACTGGTGGCGAAGGGAAATGCGGAAGATATCATAACAGCAAAGCCTAATAGCGAGGTTATGATGGGCTACGAGCTGGTGGGCATTATCAATAACCAGGGGGAATGGGGAAGGACAGTTATCGTATCGTTACGGGATCTAATTAACAATTACGCAGACCCGTATACAGGATTTGTTACAGGACAAGTGAAAAAGGCCAAGATTAACGGAAAAGAAGAACGGATCATTATCACGAATGGAGTTGTGCTTAGTGCACTTAGTCCCAGGAACCCTATATACGAGAGTACGCTGGATAAGAAAGAGATGCGTACGCTTAGAATGTTCCAGGATTTCACAAAGCAAGAGCTTGAGTTTGTATATTCGACTCTTCTGGATAAAAAGAGCGAGCGAAAATTCGATACGGCCGTTCAAATGAAGGTAGATAATCGTAAAATAAAATCCACAATTGAAAATGGACGTCCGAAAATTACAATCGATTTATTCGTAGAGGGGACGATTTTGGAATCGGGGGCGCATGTTGATTTAGGGAAGAAGGAAACAGTTGCCGAATTGGAAAAAAGAATCGAGAACAAAGTCGTCGGGGATATGAAAAAATTGCTTGTTAAAATGCAGAAGCAACAAAATGTGGATATTTTCGGCTTTAGCCCTCTTATTCATCGTCAGCATAAAAATTACTGGCGTGAACATAAACAGCATTGGCGAGAGATCTATCCGAACATCCCTGTGCATATTAAAATTCATTGGATAAATTTGCGCACTGGTATGATCAATCAGGCGAAAGCGGGTGAGGCACGGTGATTCTTACGCTCATCTCTGTACTGTTTTGCATTTACATTGTATTAAGAATATGGATATTCCGTCGGCAAAAAGAGTGGAAAGACCTTGTTGTTTTCACGGTGGTAAGCGGGCTGGCATGTTATTTTCTGTTTACATCGAATCTCTGGTTGAAATCTGGAGCTCTGCTGCAGT
Protein-coding sequences here:
- a CDS encoding Ger(x)C family spore germination protein, whose translation is MQKKWKPLLLTVLLLLPLLQGCGTAEGGIAVRELNQLNVVMLTGVDYDPKHKKFIITIQSVKPATEKGVAVSPESVYMARATGDTIMEASKNLRAQTSGRLVWFHSKVIVFGETLVKQHVMREVIDFFARNREIRYSSWVLVAKGNAEDIITAKPNSEVMMGYELVGIINNQGEWGRTVIVSLRDLINNYADPYTGFVTGQVKKAKINGKEERIIITNGVVLSALSPRNPIYESTLDKKEMRTLRMFQDFTKQELEFVYSTLLDKKSERKFDTAVQMKVDNRKIKSTIENGRPKITIDLFVEGTILESGAHVDLGKKETVAELEKRIENKVVGDMKKLLVKMQKQQNVDIFGFSPLIHRQHKNYWREHKQHWREIYPNIPVHIKIHWINLRTGMINQAKAGEAR